One stretch of Paenibacillus sp. FSL R5-0341 DNA includes these proteins:
- a CDS encoding ABC transporter permease, giving the protein MDLKLLWKQRRTGFWNGILPYLGYVIQSGVAMVFLFLVIAFSAWYTSFVQNIPAEFPIRWIALLLLAPLVLFSSYRTYLLPADIVFLRPQEYRMQEYLKNSFARGVIYKSLGLLLVFVTLWPLYVRADLDARPFGWFIVFLLLWKGLSSYGAWQELRMVQLGAARGYRLLRWALAVLAVGAWLWQPPQRSVWFLLLLAVVYIVALRIPVKHRVAWERLIQVEQGQAGRVMRTLGWFVDVPSSGQKVSSRRWLSKLGSGLPWNAGKAYRYLITKTFIRTEVFSIVLRLVVLGMLLSWWTAGSYFGVGVYLFFLLLAGVQLGALRRSHSESFWIMIYPISGESRRSQVLGFIFHLHALAALLMWLPMLAAGVSGLSITGVALVLGILVIVIMRRSQGNKWLKEEDDE; this is encoded by the coding sequence ATGGATCTCAAGCTGCTATGGAAGCAAAGACGCACAGGATTCTGGAACGGAATTCTTCCTTATCTGGGTTATGTGATCCAGAGCGGTGTAGCTATGGTCTTTTTATTTCTCGTCATTGCGTTCTCCGCCTGGTATACATCGTTTGTCCAGAACATTCCGGCTGAATTTCCGATTCGCTGGATTGCATTGTTGCTGCTGGCACCGCTAGTGCTGTTTAGCAGTTATCGTACATATCTGCTTCCGGCAGATATCGTGTTCCTGCGACCACAGGAATACCGGATGCAGGAGTATTTGAAGAATAGCTTTGCCCGGGGTGTCATCTATAAAAGTCTGGGCTTGCTGCTGGTATTTGTTACACTGTGGCCTCTCTATGTCAGAGCAGATCTGGATGCACGGCCATTTGGCTGGTTCATCGTATTCCTGTTGCTGTGGAAAGGGTTGTCCAGTTATGGAGCGTGGCAAGAGCTAAGAATGGTTCAGCTCGGGGCAGCAAGAGGATATCGTCTCTTGCGATGGGCTCTGGCAGTGCTGGCGGTTGGCGCATGGCTGTGGCAGCCACCGCAACGCAGCGTCTGGTTCCTGCTGCTGCTGGCTGTCGTCTACATCGTCGCCTTGCGTATACCGGTGAAACATCGGGTAGCGTGGGAACGATTGATTCAGGTGGAGCAGGGGCAGGCTGGCAGGGTTATGCGGACGCTTGGCTGGTTTGTGGATGTACCTTCATCCGGACAGAAAGTAAGTTCGCGTCGCTGGCTTAGCAAATTGGGGAGCGGTCTTCCCTGGAATGCAGGGAAAGCTTACCGATATCTGATTACCAAAACGTTTATTCGAACTGAAGTGTTCTCAATTGTGTTACGCCTAGTTGTACTGGGCATGTTACTATCCTGGTGGACAGCAGGCAGCTACTTTGGTGTAGGTGTGTATCTGTTCTTCCTGTTGCTTGCAGGTGTTCAGTTAGGCGCGCTGCGTCGCAGTCATAGTGAATCGTTCTGGATTATGATCTATCCGATCTCGGGAGAAAGTCGTCGTTCCCAGGTGTTAGGATTCATATTCCATCTGCACGCATTGGCTGCATTGCTCATGTGGCTGCCTATGCTAGCTGCCGGAGTGAGTGGACTAAGCATCACTGGAGTGGCACTTGTATTGGGCATACTGGTCATTGTAATCATGCGGCGTTCGCAAGGTAACAAGTGGTTGAAGGAAGAAGATGACGAGTAA
- a CDS encoding ABC transporter ATP-binding protein, which produces MENVQSPVLQISGLSGGYSAKRPVLHGIDLEVGRGEMVGLIGLNGAGKSTTMKHILGLMTPQQGEVRVMGKKRDEDAQIYQSAMAFVPESPELYDEMTVMEHLEFTARAYNVSEADFKQRTEKLLALFRMNEKSTSLSTHLSKGMRQKVMIMCAFVAGPPLYIIDEPFLGLDPLGIRSLLDFMLEMKASGSSILLSSHILSTIENYCDRFIVLHRGQVIAQGTLNELRSQFGESDATLEHMFYSLVQGRD; this is translated from the coding sequence ATGGAAAACGTTCAATCGCCTGTTCTGCAAATCAGCGGGCTAAGCGGAGGCTATAGCGCCAAACGGCCGGTCCTTCACGGCATCGATCTGGAAGTCGGACGTGGAGAGATGGTCGGACTGATCGGATTAAACGGTGCTGGCAAAAGCACAACCATGAAACATATCCTCGGCTTGATGACCCCTCAACAGGGCGAAGTGCGAGTGATGGGCAAGAAGAGGGACGAGGATGCGCAGATCTACCAATCGGCCATGGCATTCGTACCTGAATCACCTGAACTGTATGATGAGATGACGGTGATGGAGCATCTGGAATTTACGGCAAGAGCGTACAATGTGTCGGAGGCTGACTTCAAACAACGTACAGAGAAATTGCTGGCATTGTTCCGCATGAATGAGAAAAGTACAAGTCTGTCGACTCACCTGTCCAAGGGGATGCGACAAAAGGTTATGATCATGTGTGCTTTTGTGGCCGGACCACCACTGTACATCATTGATGAGCCTTTCCTGGGGCTGGACCCGCTCGGTATTCGCTCCTTGCTTGATTTTATGCTTGAAATGAAAGCATCTGGATCATCCATCTTGCTCAGTTCACACATTCTGTCCACGATTGAAAATTACTGTGACCGTTTTATCGTTCTGCACCGTGGGCAGGTTATTGCTCAAGGGACGCTGAATGAACTGCGCTCCCAATTCGGGGAATCGGATGCCACGCTGGAGCACATGTTCTATTCCCTCGTACAAGGCAGGGATTGA
- a CDS encoding DEAD/DEAH box helicase: MTNQTFASIGVEQDLEAVLAKHGINEPSPVQAQTIPVILEGRDVVSKSQTGTGKTLAYLLPLLQSIKMEIKGTQKLVIAPTQELAMQIVREAQRYGEERKIGVLGLIGGAAAKRQIEKLREHPQLVVGTPGRLKELITLKKLKMHNVSTIVIDEADQVFQLGGVSDVNFVLKSALRDRQLIFLSATIDEHTAGLAKREMKEPVQIGIEPDRATAAGLEHFYFVEENRNKIDMLRRLVRQYNPDRAIVFVNATEDIGEVEAKMNHLGLSAAALYGDADKVTRSNVLSAFRNGKLQLLIASEVAARGLDIEGLPMVINYDPAFDSEHYVHRAGRTGRMGRSGIVLSIVDETQIFIMRKFARELGIELPERVLFGGKVLEADPRPDTRPEGHSFSRKPGQSRDRKPGQGSRNGGTRATISNSRPAGSKPAGNTGRTEREQDRKNKGAPKWSKDKTPRSEE, encoded by the coding sequence ATGACGAATCAAACATTTGCTTCAATTGGCGTGGAACAGGATCTGGAGGCCGTTTTGGCGAAACATGGCATTAACGAACCTTCACCTGTGCAGGCTCAGACAATCCCGGTTATTTTGGAAGGCCGAGATGTCGTATCCAAATCCCAGACGGGAACAGGAAAAACGTTGGCATATTTGCTGCCACTGTTACAATCCATCAAAATGGAAATCAAAGGTACTCAGAAGCTTGTTATTGCACCAACACAAGAGCTGGCGATGCAAATTGTACGTGAGGCACAGCGCTACGGGGAAGAACGCAAGATCGGCGTATTGGGTCTGATTGGTGGCGCAGCGGCTAAACGTCAGATCGAGAAGCTGCGTGAGCATCCGCAATTGGTTGTGGGTACACCGGGACGACTGAAAGAATTGATTACACTCAAAAAACTGAAAATGCACAACGTTTCCACCATTGTTATTGATGAAGCGGATCAGGTATTCCAACTTGGCGGCGTAAGTGACGTGAACTTTGTTCTGAAAAGTGCACTGCGCGACCGTCAGCTGATTTTCCTGTCAGCAACCATTGATGAGCATACGGCTGGACTCGCAAAGCGTGAGATGAAAGAGCCTGTTCAGATCGGAATTGAACCGGACCGTGCTACGGCTGCGGGCCTTGAGCATTTTTATTTTGTAGAAGAGAACCGCAACAAAATTGACATGCTGCGTCGTCTGGTTAGACAGTACAACCCGGATCGGGCAATTGTATTTGTGAATGCAACAGAGGATATTGGTGAAGTGGAAGCGAAAATGAATCATCTGGGCTTGTCCGCTGCTGCGCTGTATGGCGATGCTGACAAAGTGACCCGCAGTAACGTATTGTCTGCATTCCGTAACGGTAAACTGCAATTGCTGATCGCCAGTGAAGTCGCTGCCAGAGGACTGGATATCGAAGGCCTGCCAATGGTCATTAACTATGACCCTGCATTTGACTCGGAGCACTATGTTCACCGTGCAGGTCGTACAGGCCGGATGGGGCGCTCGGGTATTGTACTGTCCATTGTGGACGAAACACAGATCTTCATTATGCGTAAATTCGCACGCGAACTCGGAATTGAACTGCCGGAACGTGTACTCTTTGGCGGTAAAGTATTGGAGGCTGATCCGCGTCCGGACACACGTCCTGAGGGACATTCGTTCTCCAGAAAACCAGGACAATCCAGAGATCGCAAACCAGGTCAGGGCAGCCGCAATGGCGGTACCCGAGCTACAATCTCCAATTCGCGTCCAGCGGGTAGCAAACCAGCTGGCAATACAGGCCGCACGGAGCGCGAACAGGATCGTAAAAACAAGGGAGCACCCAAGTGGAGTAAAGACAAAACGCCACGCTCCGAAGAATAG
- a CDS encoding SDR family oxidoreductase — protein sequence MLKDQVVFITGASSGIGALCAQMLIEEGAIPILAARSRDKLEEIGASLKGPHELLTLDVTNSEQVQEAVDAILHKYGQIDILLNNAGYGKFAAMTDMSVQEFDEMMDVNYMGIVRCTKAVLPQMLERGRGQIVNVASMAGKIGTAKSASYTATKHAVLGFSNALRQELRKTGVLVTTINPGPIDTPFFHRADPSGNYVNNVRWMMLKPEDVAGHMIRAMKKRKEEVNLPRLASAGIWLYQLFPRLADRLSHGVMNQK from the coding sequence ATGCTGAAAGATCAGGTAGTGTTTATCACAGGTGCATCGAGTGGTATCGGTGCGCTTTGTGCGCAGATGCTGATAGAAGAAGGAGCCATCCCGATTCTGGCTGCCCGTTCGCGGGATAAGCTGGAAGAGATTGGTGCTTCGCTGAAAGGGCCACATGAATTGCTCACGCTTGATGTTACGAATAGTGAGCAGGTTCAGGAAGCTGTGGATGCGATATTGCATAAATACGGACAAATTGACATTTTACTGAATAACGCGGGTTATGGAAAATTCGCAGCTATGACGGACATGTCTGTACAGGAATTCGATGAGATGATGGACGTCAATTACATGGGCATTGTCCGCTGTACCAAAGCAGTGCTGCCACAGATGCTGGAACGGGGTAGAGGACAGATTGTGAATGTGGCTTCTATGGCCGGCAAAATCGGTACGGCAAAATCCGCTTCCTATACGGCTACGAAACATGCTGTACTCGGATTTAGTAACGCGCTGCGTCAGGAGCTTCGCAAGACCGGAGTCCTGGTGACAACGATTAACCCAGGTCCGATTGATACACCATTTTTCCATCGGGCTGACCCATCTGGCAATTATGTGAATAATGTACGCTGGATGATGTTGAAACCGGAAGACGTTGCGGGTCATATGATTCGGGCGATGAAAAAGCGCAAGGAAGAAGTGAATCTGCCAAGACTTGCTTCTGCTGGCATATGGCTGTACCAGCTATTTCCACGTCTTGCGGATCGATTGTCGCACGGTGTAATGAATCAGAAGTAA
- a CDS encoding chemotaxis protein CheX: MKAEVINPFLESARNVFEQLIQVSPSTGSLGVKNVEFIADHVWIVIGMTGQLSGNIVFGINEQVALKIVSAMMGGFVITEMDEMSKSAISELGNMISGNASTILSNQGVVVDITPPQVMKSEHLTTFSATKALSIPLLMDGIGEMDIQVMIS; encoded by the coding sequence GTGAAAGCGGAAGTGATTAATCCTTTCCTGGAATCGGCACGGAACGTATTCGAACAGCTCATCCAGGTTTCGCCTTCCACCGGGAGTCTTGGCGTGAAGAATGTAGAGTTCATTGCAGACCATGTCTGGATCGTGATCGGAATGACCGGACAACTTAGCGGAAATATTGTATTTGGAATCAACGAACAAGTTGCACTGAAAATTGTATCTGCGATGATGGGCGGATTCGTCATTACAGAAATGGATGAAATGAGCAAGAGTGCTATTTCGGAACTCGGTAATATGATCAGTGGTAATGCCAGTACGATCCTGTCGAACCAAGGTGTTGTGGTTGATATTACACCTCCACAAGTGATGAAATCCGAACACTTGACTACATTTAGTGCAACGAAAGCACTGAGCATTCCTTTGCTGATGGACGGCATTGGTGAGATGGATATTCAGGTCATGATCTCGTAG
- a CDS encoding LysR family transcriptional regulator, with product MNISQLETLITISKTMSFRKAGELLNLTQPAVSAQIKSLEDEFSTVLVDRNQPVTLTDRGQVFLEHAERMLDIVDELKQKLSDLDETPQGRIVLGTTTSIAIQILPRVLSYFQDQFPLIKTSIQSLPSSQIYTQVENGLVDIGIGYLTERNPNLNTSVLYYDTFELVVSPSHPLAKKKHAAVDVLRSTPLILLSPDTVGRRFTETIFKKHNIEPNIVMELSSSEEVKRMVEIDLGAAVISKQSVAHELRQGTLRMIPLSELEVSHPVGVIYKSSRYLNSAMQQFISDLKGMPETQFISSE from the coding sequence ATGAACATAAGCCAATTGGAGACACTAATTACCATTTCCAAAACGATGAGCTTCCGCAAGGCGGGAGAACTTCTGAACCTGACCCAGCCTGCCGTCTCGGCCCAGATCAAAAGTCTGGAGGATGAATTCAGCACCGTTCTTGTGGATCGCAACCAACCCGTCACCCTGACAGACCGTGGACAGGTATTCCTGGAGCATGCTGAACGGATGCTCGACATCGTCGATGAGTTGAAACAAAAATTGTCCGATCTCGATGAAACGCCTCAGGGACGTATCGTGCTGGGTACAACAACTTCCATTGCTATTCAGATCCTGCCAAGGGTGTTATCCTATTTCCAAGATCAATTCCCGCTGATTAAAACCAGTATTCAATCCCTGCCTTCATCACAGATCTATACCCAGGTCGAAAATGGGCTGGTTGATATTGGTATTGGTTATCTCACGGAGCGCAATCCCAACCTGAATACCTCTGTACTGTACTATGACACATTTGAACTCGTGGTATCTCCTTCCCATCCGCTGGCGAAGAAAAAACATGCTGCAGTGGATGTGCTCCGCAGTACACCATTGATTCTGCTGTCCCCGGATACCGTAGGACGACGGTTTACAGAAACCATTTTTAAGAAACATAATATTGAACCTAATATTGTGATGGAGTTGTCTAGCAGCGAGGAAGTGAAACGGATGGTCGAGATTGATCTCGGAGCAGCTGTCATATCCAAACAATCGGTTGCCCATGAGTTGCGCCAAGGTACTCTGAGAATGATACCCTTAAGTGAGCTGGAGGTCAGTCACCCTGTTGGTGTCATTTATAAGTCCAGTCGTTACCTCAACTCAGCAATGCAACAATTCATAAGTGACCTCAAAGGCATGCCGGAAACCCAATTCATCAGTTCAGAATGA
- a CDS encoding histidinol-phosphatase: MKFDLHTHHFRCGHADGNIRDYIEAGIEAGLQAIGISDHTPYFGSELEQAFPRIAMGKSELQHYVEEVLALKEEYAGKIDVLLGIESDYFPAHAELYRTTLGQYPFDYIIGSVHHTEDVSIFNKTRWNGLSSARKVEVKESYYSLIRESARSGMFQILGHIDAMKGNYPPFSEIIADQAIDETLQVIAESNVAIEINTSGKTKLSGGWYPSDAILERAHHYGVKVTFGSDAHKPQRVADELDDVRTRLKEIGFTDWVYFKQKQMQVVPL; the protein is encoded by the coding sequence ATGAAATTCGATCTTCACACACATCATTTTCGTTGTGGTCACGCAGACGGCAACATCCGCGATTATATAGAGGCAGGTATTGAGGCAGGACTTCAGGCCATCGGCATCTCGGATCATACGCCATACTTTGGCAGTGAGCTTGAGCAGGCATTTCCCCGGATCGCAATGGGCAAGTCGGAATTACAGCATTATGTGGAAGAAGTCCTTGCTCTGAAAGAAGAGTACGCAGGTAAAATCGATGTACTGCTCGGCATTGAATCTGACTATTTCCCTGCTCATGCGGAATTGTACCGCACCACACTGGGACAGTATCCTTTTGACTATATTATTGGTTCCGTTCATCATACCGAGGATGTGAGTATCTTCAACAAAACCCGGTGGAACGGACTGAGCAGTGCTCGTAAAGTTGAAGTAAAAGAAAGCTATTATTCATTGATCCGAGAATCGGCTCGCAGCGGTATGTTCCAGATCCTTGGGCATATTGATGCGATGAAAGGAAATTATCCACCCTTCTCCGAAATTATCGCTGATCAGGCCATTGATGAAACGTTGCAGGTCATTGCAGAATCCAACGTAGCCATCGAAATTAACACATCAGGCAAAACCAAACTCAGCGGTGGCTGGTACCCGTCAGATGCCATTCTGGAACGGGCGCATCATTATGGAGTGAAGGTGACCTTCGGGTCGGATGCTCATAAACCGCAGCGGGTTGCAGACGAGTTGGATGACGTTCGTACACGTCTCAAGGAGATTGGATTCACCGACTGGGTGTACTTCAAACAGAAACAGATGCAGGTTGTACCACTGTAA
- a CDS encoding GNAT family N-acetyltransferase, with amino-acid sequence MLTRKMLVQGLPALWTERLVLRSLRQSDYSTLSELFSDPQVIRYVNRGSQPTPIRARRLLNQIRSSSAKLDSLHYGICWRGKEQVIGITSFQHWNDQNGTAQIGYILNRSCWGRGVATEAVQRLLQFGFDDLHLWRVEARCYEANVSSERVLSKIGMSYERSLPSFGLHDEDDEASESLMDVKVYSMYREQYVHPLQKKDFQTLVSDKPQ; translated from the coding sequence ATGCTTACCCGAAAAATGTTGGTTCAAGGTCTGCCTGCTTTGTGGACAGAGCGTCTTGTCCTGCGATCATTGCGTCAAAGTGATTACAGTACATTATCGGAACTTTTTTCCGATCCTCAAGTTATCCGGTATGTGAATAGGGGAAGCCAGCCCACACCGATCAGGGCGAGACGGTTATTGAACCAGATACGGAGCAGCAGTGCCAAGCTGGATTCGTTACATTATGGGATCTGCTGGAGAGGCAAAGAACAGGTCATCGGGATCACGTCATTCCAGCACTGGAATGATCAGAATGGAACCGCACAGATTGGTTATATCCTGAACAGATCCTGTTGGGGCAGGGGTGTGGCTACCGAGGCTGTACAGAGGTTGCTGCAGTTTGGATTTGACGATCTTCATTTGTGGAGGGTGGAGGCACGTTGTTATGAGGCCAATGTATCTTCAGAACGGGTGCTAAGCAAAATAGGGATGTCCTATGAGCGGAGTCTTCCCTCATTCGGGCTGCACGATGAAGATGACGAGGCATCAGAATCCCTAATGGATGTCAAAGTGTACAGCATGTACCGGGAACAATACGTACATCCGCTTCAGAAGAAAGACTTTCAAACCCTGGTATCTGACAAGCCGCAATAA
- a CDS encoding metallophosphoesterase family protein has translation MERIAIVSDIHGNMTAWEAVLKDIRSRGVERIFCLGDLVGKGPEPVQVVDQVRATCELVIRGNWDELVAVNQDNENFTWQAERLGEERLAYLASLPFSHQFKLSGRTIRLVHASPQSVYHRVQPWDELEKRLAMFDPPADEPDQGIADVVGYGDVHNAYLQYMNGKLLFNAGSVGNPLDLPQASYCILEGEDSNDNNIPFNVQFVRVPYDIEREVKAAQSANVPALDFYIREIRKGVYRGLQE, from the coding sequence ATGGAACGAATTGCGATTGTATCCGACATTCATGGCAACATGACTGCCTGGGAAGCAGTGCTAAAAGATATCCGAAGTCGTGGCGTAGAGCGAATCTTTTGTCTCGGTGACCTCGTGGGCAAAGGACCAGAACCGGTACAGGTTGTTGATCAGGTGAGAGCGACGTGCGAACTTGTCATCCGCGGTAATTGGGATGAACTGGTTGCCGTTAACCAGGACAACGAGAATTTCACTTGGCAAGCAGAACGGCTTGGTGAGGAACGTTTGGCATACTTGGCAAGTCTACCTTTCAGTCATCAGTTTAAGCTGAGCGGTCGCACTATCCGCCTGGTTCATGCTTCACCTCAAAGTGTATACCATCGTGTACAGCCTTGGGATGAGCTGGAAAAGAGGTTAGCAATGTTTGATCCTCCGGCTGATGAGCCTGACCAAGGTATAGCAGACGTCGTGGGTTATGGTGATGTGCATAACGCATACTTGCAGTATATGAATGGCAAGCTACTGTTTAATGCAGGCAGTGTAGGTAATCCGCTGGATCTTCCCCAGGCTTCCTACTGTATTCTGGAGGGTGAAGATAGCAATGATAACAATATCCCATTCAATGTTCAATTTGTGCGGGTACCTTATGATATTGAGCGGGAAGTAAAAGCTGCACAGTCGGCAAATGTTCCTGCATTGGATTTTTATATCCGTGAGATTCGTAAGGGGGTCTATCGTGGGTTGCAGGAGTAG
- a CDS encoding metallophosphoesterase: protein MAETPRQGSNNSPSQRSHKAPGAEESVFPGEEKDHDPSRRSFLLRMVLMTAGASLLTGGYAWLWEPRRLEIKQVGLKLPKFPKAFDGLRVVQFSDAHLGFHTGVKEMKKLAATIKEQQPDLICFTGDIVEREAEPMRECIPILASMQAKYGKFAVLGNHDYRGGQQNEVATMFREAGFTLLRNEHVVIEQGGERLAIAGLDDALTGRPDPAQAIKELDHDVWKLLLMHEPDYADIATPYGFGLQLSGHSHGGQVRFPWVGALTTPRGSHKYVQGLYYTDVQGVYYSTQTQMPVYVNRGFGMTQLPIRFLCRPELTVFELKGLTT, encoded by the coding sequence ATGGCAGAGACACCGCGTCAGGGTAGTAACAACTCGCCGTCCCAGCGCTCGCACAAGGCACCAGGTGCAGAAGAGTCTGTGTTTCCTGGAGAAGAAAAGGATCATGATCCCTCTCGCCGAAGTTTCTTATTGCGTATGGTTTTGATGACGGCAGGTGCCAGTTTGCTTACAGGAGGTTATGCCTGGCTTTGGGAGCCGCGTCGTCTGGAAATCAAGCAAGTGGGGCTGAAACTGCCGAAATTTCCAAAGGCATTTGACGGATTGCGTGTCGTTCAGTTTAGCGATGCTCATCTTGGTTTTCATACCGGGGTGAAAGAGATGAAGAAGCTGGCAGCAACGATTAAAGAGCAGCAACCGGACTTGATCTGTTTTACCGGAGACATCGTTGAGAGGGAAGCAGAGCCAATGCGTGAATGTATTCCGATATTGGCTTCCATGCAAGCGAAGTATGGAAAATTTGCGGTTTTGGGGAATCATGATTATCGGGGCGGACAGCAGAATGAAGTTGCAACCATGTTCCGTGAAGCCGGATTCACTTTGTTGCGGAACGAACATGTGGTGATTGAACAAGGGGGAGAACGTCTGGCCATAGCTGGTCTCGATGACGCGCTGACAGGCAGACCTGATCCTGCCCAAGCTATCAAGGAATTGGATCATGATGTGTGGAAGCTTCTGCTCATGCATGAACCGGATTATGCCGACATTGCCACTCCCTATGGTTTCGGATTGCAGCTTTCCGGTCATAGCCATGGTGGACAGGTACGTTTTCCCTGGGTGGGGGCGCTGACGACTCCGCGAGGTTCGCATAAGTATGTTCAGGGGTTGTATTACACGGATGTCCAGGGGGTATATTACTCCACCCAGACACAGATGCCCGTATATGTGAATCGTGGTTTTGGCATGACCCAACTGCCCATTCGTTTTCTGTGCAGACCCGAACTAACGGTGTTTGAGCTTAAAGGATTAACCACATAA
- the sdhB gene encoding succinate dehydrogenase iron-sulfur subunit translates to MAEQATANKTVKFIITRQDSPESSSYNEEFELPYRPNMNVISALMEIQRNPVNTDGKSIAPVCWDSNCLEEVCGACSMVINGKPRQACAALIDKLEQPVRIEPMKTFPVVRDLVIDRTRMFSALKRVKAWIPIDGTYDLGPGPRMPEKKRQWAYELSKCMTCGVCLEACPNVNEKTDFIGPAALSQVRLFNAHPTGEMNADDRLEALMEDGGIEGCGNSQNCVQSCPKGIPLTTSIAEMNKQTTKHMFKRWLGV, encoded by the coding sequence ATGGCGGAACAAGCTACAGCCAACAAAACCGTCAAGTTTATCATCACCCGTCAGGACAGCCCGGAGTCATCTTCGTACAACGAAGAATTTGAGCTTCCGTACCGTCCCAACATGAACGTGATCAGCGCCCTAATGGAGATTCAGCGTAACCCGGTTAATACAGATGGCAAATCCATTGCTCCCGTGTGCTGGGATTCCAACTGTCTCGAAGAAGTCTGCGGTGCCTGCTCCATGGTCATCAACGGCAAGCCACGTCAAGCGTGTGCAGCCCTGATCGACAAGCTTGAACAGCCTGTTCGCATCGAACCAATGAAGACATTCCCGGTGGTTCGTGACCTGGTCATCGACCGTACCCGGATGTTTAGCGCCCTGAAACGCGTTAAAGCATGGATTCCGATCGATGGTACCTATGACCTCGGTCCAGGTCCACGGATGCCTGAGAAGAAGCGTCAGTGGGCATATGAGCTGTCCAAATGCATGACATGTGGTGTATGTCTGGAGGCATGCCCGAACGTCAATGAGAAGACAGACTTTATTGGTCCAGCAGCGCTTTCCCAAGTGCGCCTGTTCAATGCTCACCCAACAGGGGAGATGAACGCCGATGATCGTCTGGAAGCGTTGATGGAAGACGGAGGCATTGAGGGCTGTGGTAACTCACAGAACTGTGTGCAATCTTGTCCAAAAGGTATTCCACTGACAACCTCCATTGCCGAAATGAACAAACAAACGACCAAGCATATGTTCAAACGCTGGTTGGGAGTATAA